TCATGGATGGCGCCGCCATAGAGAAGCAGCTTTTCTGTCAATGTGGTCTTACCCGCATCGGGATGGGAAATGATGGCAAACGTTCTGCGCGACGCGACTTCCCCGGCAATTCCGTTTTCTTTCACTTTGGTCTGGACTTCAGGCATATGTAATAATCAATTTTTGACAACTGGGCAATATACGAAAAATTGGAATTATTCTCCCGCTTACCGTAACGCCTAACCGGTTTCAGCCGCCGGAACCGGCATCCGGTATCCCATATCCGCCATCCCGCAATTTTTTACATTGAAATTGGTTCCCGTTTCTGCCATATTCAACTCTGCATTTATAGAAACAGCATGTTCCATTACAGGGACGTACATGGAACCACATCAGGCCGCTGATCAAAAGTATTGCGATCGCTTTGCGGTTATCTGATAACTATTAATAAAAATGTGAGGTATAGTGACGTGGACGCACAGGGCATGGTTTCGACCTTGACAACACTGGACTGGATGCTGGTGGCATCCTATTTCGTACTTTCACTTGGCATAGCACTTTATTTCTATTCCCGTGCCGGTCGGAATACCACTGAATTCTTCCTTTCCGGACGCAACATGCCCTGGTGGATTATCGGAACAAGCATGGTTGCTACCACGTTCGCCGCCGACACGCCGCTGGCTGTCACGGAGATGGTGGCCGAAAACGGAATTGCCGGAAACTGGCTTTGGTGGAACTTCCTGATGGGTGGCATGCTGACCGTTTTCTTTTTTGCCCGACTGTGGAGACGAAGCGGCGTCCTGACCGATGTCGAGTTTATTGAACTTCGCTACAGCGGGCCTGAGGCAGCATGGCTGCGCGGACTCAAGGCTATATACTTCGGCCTTCTGATGAACGTCATCATTCTGGGATGGGTCAGCCTCGCTATGGAATCCATATTCAATGTCCTGTTTCCGGGCATGACCTTCTTCGGACATGAATACTTCTCGTTTCTGGGTGTCACCGTGAGCGCCCCGCTGGCACTGGTCGGCTGCCTGATCATTTTCGTTGCCGTTTACTCGCTCATCTCCGGGCTTTGGGGAGTTGCCGTGACGGATATCTTCCAGTTTGTCATCGCACTCGGCGGGACCATTGTCCTCGCCTTTTATGCCGTCAACATTCCGGAAATCGGCGGTATTTCCGGCCTGCAGGAGCAGCTTCCGGATGAAACCTTCAGCTTCCTTCCCACCGTCGGCCAGACTGCCGAGGGGGTCGCCGTACTGACACTCAGCGTCGGCGCCTTTGCCGCCTACTTCGGTGTCCAGTGGTGGTCCAGCTGGTACCCCGGATCTGAGCCCGGCGGCGGCGGCTACATCGCCCAGCGCATCATGAGTGCAAAAGATGAAAAACACTCGCTCTTTGCCACACTTTGGTTCAACATCGCTCACTACTGCCTCCGGCCGTGGCCCTGGATTATAGTCGCCCTTGTATCACTGGTGCTCTATCCGGACCTCTCCGATTCACGGGAAGGCTTCGTGCTGGTGATGCGGGATGTACTGCCGCCCGGCCTGCTCGGGCTGCTGTTTGCAGCTTTCCTGGCTGCCTTCACCAGTACCTTTGCTGCTCATCTGAACTGGGGGACATCCTACCTGGTAAATGACTTCTGGCGGCGGTTTATCAAGTCGGACGGCACTGAAAAATATTATGTCGCTGTATCCCGTATCGTGACTTTCCTGCTTGCCGTTACCGCTTTTATCGTCACCACACAGCTCGACACCATCAAACAGGCATGGGGGCTGGTGCTGACAGCATCCGGCGGACTTGGACTGGTGCTAATTCTGCGGTGGTACTGGTGGCGGATCAACGCATGGAGCGAGCTGGCCGCATCGCTTACACCCATTTTCCTGGTGATACTGGTTCTTTTCGGTGTGCCCGTACCCGGCCTGACCGATCCGTTCCCGCTGAATCTTTACTACGTAGTGGCAATTACCACCGTTGTCTGGCTTCTGGTCACGTATCTGACAAAGCCTACCGAACACAAAAAGCTCACTCATTTTTACCGTCGTGTCCGGCCGGGCGGACCGGGATGGAAGCCGCTTGAAGCTGAAAATCCGGACATTTCTTCTGACGGGTCGCTCTGGCCGCTTCTGGGCAACTGGGTTGCCGGTGTCGTTCTGGTCTACATGGTTCTGTTCGGGTTCGGACACTTCCTGTTCGGAAACTACGGATACTTCCTGATCTGTGCTATATTTGGATTGGGCGCCATCGGATTCCTCTACTGGGATCTGAGCAAACGCGGTTTTGATACGGTGATAGAACATGATCCGTCCGGAAAAGACGCTGGCGGCAATGACAAAACAGACTCTGGCAGTTGATTTATTCTTGATAATTACGTATCACGGGTAATAATACTTTTATTGTATTGGGGATCGTGACCATCAACCGGGCCAAACTATTCTCGTGTATACACCTGAACCACAAATATCTGTCATCTGCGTTTTTCGGAACCGCAAGGAGTCGATCACGCCTACTGTCAAAGCTCTTTTTTCCATTAAGGAAGTCCCTTGCGAGTTTATTATTATTGATGATGCCTCCACTGACGGCAGTACGGAAAAACTGCGGTCACTCATGGAGTCTTATCAGAACGAACAGACCTATTTTTTTGAACTGGACTCTCCGCGTGGCCGCGGCAACTGCCTGAATATGGCACTTGAGCACATTCGCGGACGGATTATCTGGATCCCTGAAAGTCTGCACACCGTGGATCAGGAGCTGCTTGCAGCAGCAGCCGGGGAACTCAGATCCTCAGAGAGTCCCCTTGCAGTGGCCACAGAAGAACCCTTGCCCGGGTCTGCCATTGACTGGCTTCAAATGCTCAAGAATGATCGTATTCCCTTCGACCGGAACTACCTTTTTGATATCGAAAAAATCCCGCCCGCTCAGCAGTTTGCCGACCCGCACTGGTCCTCAAGGCATGCTTCGGAATGGGCAATGCGGCTGCATTCAAGGCATGACATTATTTCCGTTAAACCATTTGCCGACGGAAGCAGCGACCATCTTGCCATGGATGACCGCACCCGGAAAGAATGCGTTTATTCGCTGCTGCGCGATCCGGAACTGTCGTTTTCCAGTCAGGAAAAAGCCTTCCGGATGCTTCGGAGTTTCGGCCATACGGATAGTGAGCAGGACGCAGAAAGCTCTGAAATTTTATACAGCCAGGCTCAATCCCTGTTCAAAACCGGTGACAGTGTGTCGGCCCTCGATCTGCTAAACCGCATTCTGGCCAGCGATCCCGGTCACAAAAGGTCGCGTTCATTCAAGATCTCTATCCTTGAAAAAATGCGGCGTTATGTTGAAGCCGCTGAGGAGAAACACTCAATCCAGTCCCGTGATTCATCGGAAGAGGTCCCCGATGAGCAGGAAGCCATTCCGGAACTACAGGATTCCTCGCAGAAGGAACCGGCAGAATCCGGTCAGGATTATTCTGAAGAAACCGGACAGACTCCGGAATCTGCTGAACCGGCAAGCGAAACTGAAAAAACATCAGTACAAGCCGATCCTGCAGAAGAAACTGAAAAGATTCCGGAGGCTCCTGAATCAGCGGACGATATTTCAGATTCAACGGAATCAGCTGAGCTGACCGACTCCACCCAGGAAGACACTGCCTTCAGACGACAAGGTGATGCGCGGGAAGATGAAACAACCGGACAACACCACACTGCTGCCGGCACCTCTGTCAGGGTGAACTATCGCAAGGAAATCAGCAATCAGCTACCTTTAACCATCATTATCCCCACCTCAACCATCAGGCGGCAGGTGCTTGAAGACTGTCTGACCTCCGTATTCCGGTACACCGCCTCCGGGCAGACAAAGATTATTGTCATCGATAACGGATCCGTTGACGATACCGACGAGTACCTGGACTCACTTATCCGTGAAAATCGTCCCGTCACCGTTCTGAGCAACGAACGAAATCTCGGATTTGCCGCAGCTGTCAACCAGGGACTTGCAAAAGCCGGGGATGGAATTGTTGTGGTCATGCACAATGATGTTATTCTGCGCGGACCTGTACCTGCGAGGCTGGCACGGGTGCTTGATGAAAATCAGGACATCGGACTGGTAGCACCAAAAGCCGATCGCACATGGAGTCCCCTTCAGCACCTGAACGGTATCGGTGATGACACCCGGCAAAATCCTGAAACCGATTCTGACAGTCCGTTTACAGAAGTGGATCTTGTCGACGGATACATGATGGCCTTCCGTAATGAACCCGGACTCACAATGAGCAAAGATTACGGGCTGGCTTACTTTGATGATGCGGATTTCTGTTTCCGGCTGCAAAAAAAGGGATACCGCATTGTCATTGACAATCGTGAAACGGTTACTCACTTGTACGGGCAGACAACCAGTGATCTCGGGCTGAATATGCGCGGCAAGGCTTACTGGAAGAACGCCGCATTGTTTCAAAGCGAATGGAGCCTGGAGCCGCAGTTCCCCGCAGAAAATACCGTTGACGACTCCATCCGCCAGTTCATTATCATCGGTGAACTGATCAACCCCTTCTATCCCGAAAAGCATCTTCTCGACTACTTCTGGAAACTGTTCACCAGCGAACAGAAAACAAGAGTTTACAATTCGGATTTCCCGTCCGGCGAACTGAAAGCGATGATCAGGGTGATGATGGCGGCAAACCAGCGTGAAATCCTGCGCCGGCTTGAACAGCAGCTGAATTCTTATCCGCCGGATATGCAGCTTTATCATGACCTGATCGTGTTCTACTTTGACCGGACGATCTATTCACGATGCAAGCTCTATCTGGACAAAATCGGTGATCATGAGATGCCCTCTGATCTGGCCATCTACCAGCTGAAAATTGCAATCGGTGAAAAAGATTACGGAAAGGCTGCAAAACTGCTGGAAAACCTGATGGAGGAACTTCCTACTCATCCTGAGATCCTGCTGTCGGCTGCGGAGATCCACAGAAAAAGCGGAAACAGGGAACAGTCTGAGAAGTTCATGTCACTTGCCAGGACCTTCAATCCGTACATCCGGCCCTGACCGCAAGTCTGCACCGAACCTCAGGACCCGGCCGTCTCAGCAGGCAACAACGTATTCAAGCAGACGCTCAAGCTCTCTCACCCTTTGTGTGCAGCCTCGCTTTTCGTAGCTGATTTTCAGATTTCGTATGGTTCTGGCCAGCATATCGGTTTCCAGTGCCCTCTCAAAATGGACTGACTTCGGAACAATCCCGCTTTTCCTCAAAAAATAGGAGCACTGATCCAGACTGACAATCCGGCCGCCATTATAAGGATCTATAAATGTGGAAGTGCTTTCGGTTTCATATTTAATGAGAAAATGAATCGGCATGTTGACGCCGTACAGCGGCATATCAAGCCGGGAGGCTACAAACAGCATCACCATACTAAGCGACAGCGGGATACCCTTCCTCCGCTGAAGCACTTTGTGAAGGTAAGAGTTGTCCGGACTCGTGTAATCTTCGGTATCGCCCTTGAAGTATTCGTTTTTGAAGAAAAAGGAGATAAACGTCTCGAGCTTCTCGCCGGAGGTAAGACCGGCACCGAGCGAAGGCTCAAGGCGGGCAGCCATCCTGTCCAGCTGGCGTTTGTACAGATCGGTCCGCAGCGTGGGATTGTCCAGACGGCAAAGCATCAGCTGGATGCGTTCCAGGGACCCCGGAGAATCGAGTCCGAGATCCATCAGTTCGGCAAACTCCTGCTCAAACGACGGGAATGTGAGCTTGTGGATCAACCCGGAAAGCCGGTTCCTGAGGGAAGTGTCGCTGATTTCTTCTCTGATCTCATCGAGCAACGGCACATCCTGTTCTCCGAGCAGTGACAGCTGCTCATTGACCCTGGACTGTACAAACGTATCGGGATCATCCATGAGAGCAACAATAGCTCTCAGCTCGTTCCTGGTAATTTCCCTGGTTGATGTCTTTGCGGTAATCACTTTCGCGCCACTGGGACTGATTTATGGTTCGTATCGAGGTAACATATCTGCAATCAGAATCGTTTAAATTGATTTTGAGCTTTATCATACACCCTTTACCTTTGACTTCTGCTGTGTCATTCACTTTATGAGCATTGATAATGTGCAGCAGGGGTCTGGTTCAAACCGCCGGAACCGGAAAAACGCAATACAGTTACATCCATACCTAAAACCGCATCGTCCCCCACAATTACATATTTTCATGAAGCTGCATGTCTATTCCGAAACAGGGCCGCTCAGCGCAGTGATTGTTCATACTCCCGGGAAAGAGGTCTCGCTTGTAAATCCGGAGTTGCGAGAACAACTTCTTTTCGATGACATCATATTCGAGGCGGATGCCCGGCAGGAGCATCTCGAAATGATCGAGATTTTCAGAGCCGCCGTTCCCG
The nucleotide sequence above comes from Natronogracilivirga saccharolytica. Encoded proteins:
- a CDS encoding transglutaminase family protein translates to MITAKTSTREITRNELRAIVALMDDPDTFVQSRVNEQLSLLGEQDVPLLDEIREEISDTSLRNRLSGLIHKLTFPSFEQEFAELMDLGLDSPGSLERIQLMLCRLDNPTLRTDLYKRQLDRMAARLEPSLGAGLTSGEKLETFISFFFKNEYFKGDTEDYTSPDNSYLHKVLQRRKGIPLSLSMVMLFVASRLDMPLYGVNMPIHFLIKYETESTSTFIDPYNGGRIVSLDQCSYFLRKSGIVPKSVHFERALETDMLARTIRNLKISYEKRGCTQRVRELERLLEYVVAC
- a CDS encoding sodium:solute symporter family protein → MVSTLTTLDWMLVASYFVLSLGIALYFYSRAGRNTTEFFLSGRNMPWWIIGTSMVATTFAADTPLAVTEMVAENGIAGNWLWWNFLMGGMLTVFFFARLWRRSGVLTDVEFIELRYSGPEAAWLRGLKAIYFGLLMNVIILGWVSLAMESIFNVLFPGMTFFGHEYFSFLGVTVSAPLALVGCLIIFVAVYSLISGLWGVAVTDIFQFVIALGGTIVLAFYAVNIPEIGGISGLQEQLPDETFSFLPTVGQTAEGVAVLTLSVGAFAAYFGVQWWSSWYPGSEPGGGGYIAQRIMSAKDEKHSLFATLWFNIAHYCLRPWPWIIVALVSLVLYPDLSDSREGFVLVMRDVLPPGLLGLLFAAFLAAFTSTFAAHLNWGTSYLVNDFWRRFIKSDGTEKYYVAVSRIVTFLLAVTAFIVTTQLDTIKQAWGLVLTASGGLGLVLILRWYWWRINAWSELAASLTPIFLVILVLFGVPVPGLTDPFPLNLYYVVAITTVVWLLVTYLTKPTEHKKLTHFYRRVRPGGPGWKPLEAENPDISSDGSLWPLLGNWVAGVVLVYMVLFGFGHFLFGNYGYFLICAIFGLGAIGFLYWDLSKRGFDTVIEHDPSGKDAGGNDKTDSGS
- a CDS encoding glycosyltransferase; this encodes MYTPEPQISVICVFRNRKESITPTVKALFSIKEVPCEFIIIDDASTDGSTEKLRSLMESYQNEQTYFFELDSPRGRGNCLNMALEHIRGRIIWIPESLHTVDQELLAAAAGELRSSESPLAVATEEPLPGSAIDWLQMLKNDRIPFDRNYLFDIEKIPPAQQFADPHWSSRHASEWAMRLHSRHDIISVKPFADGSSDHLAMDDRTRKECVYSLLRDPELSFSSQEKAFRMLRSFGHTDSEQDAESSEILYSQAQSLFKTGDSVSALDLLNRILASDPGHKRSRSFKISILEKMRRYVEAAEEKHSIQSRDSSEEVPDEQEAIPELQDSSQKEPAESGQDYSEETGQTPESAEPASETEKTSVQADPAEETEKIPEAPESADDISDSTESAELTDSTQEDTAFRRQGDAREDETTGQHHTAAGTSVRVNYRKEISNQLPLTIIIPTSTIRRQVLEDCLTSVFRYTASGQTKIIVIDNGSVDDTDEYLDSLIRENRPVTVLSNERNLGFAAAVNQGLAKAGDGIVVVMHNDVILRGPVPARLARVLDENQDIGLVAPKADRTWSPLQHLNGIGDDTRQNPETDSDSPFTEVDLVDGYMMAFRNEPGLTMSKDYGLAYFDDADFCFRLQKKGYRIVIDNRETVTHLYGQTTSDLGLNMRGKAYWKNAALFQSEWSLEPQFPAENTVDDSIRQFIIIGELINPFYPEKHLLDYFWKLFTSEQKTRVYNSDFPSGELKAMIRVMMAANQREILRRLEQQLNSYPPDMQLYHDLIVFYFDRTIYSRCKLYLDKIGDHEMPSDLAIYQLKIAIGEKDYGKAAKLLENLMEELPTHPEILLSAAEIHRKSGNREQSEKFMSLARTFNPYIRP